In the Leptospira limi genome, one interval contains:
- a CDS encoding FcpA-related putative periplasmic flagellar protein: MVNHRRFFWVFLLLFFQIPLGATEPKQGTETRVESILPTQPESGSPWGDSTQAIGSIPVLDFVDEKNSQKRWSDASKEYSLALDGFETGKKGIDKRREDFKKEVFYEDRYEWQKVTRKENKEKEFQKQLYELRTQTTLRLVKAMNLLDKIENPKVKESTSYIDLKSGIYREYIKHQESFKNYLQVIDFTNRYIEISSKNEMEAEPHRLLALSYEKMEQTAFRSKNQELYYEFKELKKKHLLRFAELHYGRESKEYAAIEEKVGKDF, translated from the coding sequence ATGGTAAACCACCGCCGATTTTTTTGGGTCTTCCTCCTCTTATTTTTCCAAATTCCACTCGGAGCCACTGAACCAAAACAGGGAACGGAAACAAGGGTTGAATCCATTCTCCCGACCCAACCAGAATCAGGTTCTCCCTGGGGTGATTCTACCCAAGCTATCGGTTCCATACCAGTTCTCGATTTTGTGGATGAAAAAAACTCTCAGAAAAGATGGTCGGACGCGAGTAAAGAATACTCACTAGCCTTAGATGGTTTTGAAACTGGGAAGAAGGGAATCGATAAACGAAGAGAAGATTTTAAAAAGGAAGTTTTTTACGAAGATCGTTATGAATGGCAGAAAGTAACAAGAAAAGAAAACAAAGAAAAAGAATTCCAAAAACAACTCTATGAATTAAGGACTCAAACAACACTTCGTCTTGTGAAAGCTATGAATTTGTTGGATAAAATTGAGAATCCGAAGGTTAAGGAAAGTACTTCCTATATAGATTTAAAGTCTGGTATTTACAGAGAATACATCAAACACCAAGAATCTTTTAAAAACTACTTACAGGTCATCGACTTTACAAATCGTTATATTGAAATCTCATCCAAAAATGAAATGGAAGCAGAACCACATAGACTCCTTGCACTTTCCTATGAGAAAATGGAGCAAACAGCGTTTCGTTCAAAAAACCAAGAACTCTATTATGAATTTAAAGAATTAAAGAAAAAACATCTATTACGATTTGCAGAATTGCATTATGGCCGCGAATCAAAAGAATACGCGGCGATTGAGGAAAAAGTGGGAAAGGATTTTTGA
- a CDS encoding LptF/LptG family permease, with product MSKPVDLRTVRVHSKDDLPPDFMVDTDRLGKWKRFKPSILRIYILKEILSPFLVALSFFTMIYMAVAIQKMIGLFVGKGVDFFRLLDYMGYVFGNTLPMTIPMACLMSGIMAAGRLSGDSEITAMRASGVSFPYIYSNFLVFGFIMTLLVGYLNFYLGPENTRKMKDFDNWIASYNPLLAIQPGQFSGDKTQDFFSEKGRTMYSGGVDEDGNLSNVQIREWAISASGTDFIMVNNLAVPMGGSKMLQIINAKEGLLVEKKNSVGEFEKSVRLRKGYVIEWDPETNAIGVTNFMNGEMDYNTPAKKDTKTLSINVKPDTFSLPMLIEIRNAIESEGLENIPGLEILKEYGLSIKGVGGLKQMVEQFKYELIIGANSGNQEEMAQKFALFTQLSELLNESKKTLTGFNVEIHKRFATPLSCQIFFFLSFPLGLVVKRSGKGMSFTLAVIFLLIYYTFFIFGSGISYKENVPDWVGPWSANIVIATLSIYIMISRTDAKLPESIRNKLGFYFRWKDKWDETWEMLKNRFARKK from the coding sequence TTGTCTAAACCTGTTGATTTAAGAACCGTTAGGGTTCATTCTAAAGATGATTTACCACCAGATTTTATGGTGGATACAGATAGGTTAGGTAAGTGGAAACGTTTCAAACCTTCCATTTTAAGAATTTACATTCTCAAAGAAATTCTTAGTCCGTTTTTAGTAGCTCTTTCCTTTTTCACAATGATTTATATGGCTGTCGCCATCCAGAAGATGATTGGCCTTTTTGTTGGGAAAGGTGTCGATTTTTTCCGTTTATTGGATTATATGGGTTATGTTTTTGGGAACACACTCCCCATGACAATCCCCATGGCATGTTTGATGTCTGGAATCATGGCGGCAGGTCGATTGTCTGGAGATTCAGAAATCACTGCAATGCGGGCATCAGGGGTATCGTTTCCTTATATCTACAGTAATTTTTTAGTGTTTGGTTTTATCATGACTCTTCTCGTTGGGTATCTAAATTTTTATTTAGGTCCAGAGAACACTCGTAAAATGAAGGATTTTGATAATTGGATTGCTTCTTATAATCCCTTACTTGCAATCCAACCGGGTCAATTTTCTGGGGATAAAACTCAGGATTTTTTCTCTGAGAAAGGTCGCACCATGTATTCTGGTGGTGTGGATGAAGATGGTAACCTAAGCAATGTTCAAATACGAGAATGGGCAATTTCTGCTAGTGGAACGGATTTTATCATGGTGAACAATTTGGCTGTCCCAATGGGTGGATCAAAAATGTTACAGATCATCAATGCCAAAGAAGGGTTACTTGTTGAAAAAAAGAACTCAGTTGGTGAATTCGAAAAGTCAGTTCGATTGCGGAAAGGATATGTGATTGAATGGGATCCTGAAACAAATGCGATTGGTGTTACCAATTTTATGAATGGGGAAATGGATTACAATACGCCAGCGAAAAAAGATACAAAAACCTTAAGTATCAATGTAAAACCAGATACCTTCTCCTTACCAATGTTAATCGAGATCAGAAATGCCATTGAATCGGAAGGTTTAGAAAATATTCCTGGATTGGAAATTTTAAAAGAATATGGTTTGTCCATCAAAGGGGTTGGTGGACTCAAACAAATGGTGGAACAATTCAAGTATGAACTCATCATAGGAGCCAATTCTGGAAACCAAGAAGAAATGGCACAAAAATTTGCCTTATTTACGCAGCTGTCTGAACTTCTGAATGAGTCCAAAAAAACACTCACTGGGTTTAATGTGGAAATCCACAAACGGTTCGCAACACCACTCTCTTGTCAGATATTTTTCTTTTTATCATTTCCCCTAGGTCTTGTTGTCAAACGGTCTGGAAAGGGGATGAGTTTTACTCTTGCTGTAATCTTTTTACTCATCTACTACACGTTTTTTATATTTGGTTCTGGGATTTCTTACAAAGAGAACGTTCCCGATTGGGTGGGGCCGTGGTCTGCGAATATCGTGATAGCCACCCTTTCGATTTATATCATGATCTCAAGGACTGATGCAAAATTACCAGAGTCAATTCGTAATAAGTTAGGTTTTTATTTTCGCTGGAAAGACAAGTGGGACGAAACTTGGGAAATGTTAAAAAATCGCTTCGCCAGGAAGAAATAA